One part of the Thermoanaerobaculia bacterium genome encodes these proteins:
- a CDS encoding HAMP domain-containing sensor histidine kinase: MSQVVHDYGDICQAITELALERNAPISTDDFRTLNRCLDEAIALAVTEFGRKRDEAIAAADTERRGAFAHELRNLLNTATISFEALRTGNVGANGATGVILGRALSRMQAFVARSLSETRVDADILHRERILVGSFMDEVEATAKMEAEARRLRLTVARDDRSASVQADRQVLASAVGNLLQNAFKFTRREGGVVLRSSTIGDRVRIEVEDECGGLSSDDLLGFFRPFGRRGSDRSGLGLGLTMSKRGFEASGGTLHVRNIPGKGCAFTADLPMIRQPEESIA, from the coding sequence GTGAGCCAGGTGGTCCACGACTACGGCGACATCTGCCAGGCGATCACCGAGCTGGCCCTCGAACGGAATGCGCCGATCTCGACCGACGACTTCCGCACGCTGAATCGCTGCCTGGACGAGGCCATCGCCCTGGCCGTGACCGAGTTCGGGCGAAAGCGCGACGAAGCGATCGCGGCGGCGGACACCGAGCGGCGGGGAGCTTTCGCCCACGAGCTTCGCAACCTTCTCAATACCGCGACGATATCCTTCGAAGCCCTTCGGACGGGGAACGTGGGGGCCAACGGGGCGACGGGCGTGATTCTCGGGCGGGCCCTGTCCCGGATGCAGGCATTCGTCGCCCGGTCGCTCTCGGAGACCCGCGTCGATGCCGACATCCTGCATCGCGAGCGAATCCTCGTCGGCAGCTTCATGGACGAGGTGGAGGCGACCGCGAAGATGGAAGCCGAGGCCCGACGCCTGCGCCTCACCGTCGCGCGCGACGATCGATCGGCGTCGGTCCAAGCCGACCGGCAGGTCCTGGCTTCGGCCGTCGGCAATCTCCTCCAGAACGCGTTCAAGTTCACGCGCCGGGAGGGAGGGGTCGTCCTCCGGTCGTCGACGATCGGGGACCGGGTGCGGATCGAAGTCGAGGACGAATGCGGAGGGCTGTCCTCCGACGATCTTCTCGGCTTCTTCCGGCCGTTCGGGAGGCGCGGGAGCGATCGCAGCGGCCTCGGCCTGGGTCTGACGATGAGCAAGCGTGGATTCGAGGCGAGCGGCGGCACGCTCCATGTGCGCAACATCCCGGGAAAGGGGTGCGCCTTCACCGCAGACCTGCCGATGATCCGGCAGCCGGAAGAAAGCATCGCATGA
- a CDS encoding lmo0937 family membrane protein, producing MLYTIAIILLILWALGFFAFHVGSGLIHLLIVVAVIMLLVQLFSGRRRIV from the coding sequence ATGCTTTACACCATTGCGATCATTCTGCTCATCCTCTGGGCTCTCGGATTCTTCGCCTTTCACGTCGGGAGCGGTCTCATTCACCTGCTCATCGTCGTGGCGGTGATCATGCTGCTCGTTCAGCTTTTCTCCGGACGCCGCCGGATCGTCTAG
- a CDS encoding thioredoxin domain-containing protein: MSKKAKVLKAPVNSKDHVRGSPLAAVTLVGYGDFTCGECAKSYRAVKKIQAKMGPRLRYVFRSFPRLPLDGKSEGAAEAAESAGAQGKFWEIHDRMFENQGAEDQLRLAEHARALGLDADQFQRDMRGHVHLTRVRVVREEGVRSGVVEVPTFFINSLRHESAFGLATLLPAVQAAGGGA, encoded by the coding sequence GTGAGCAAGAAGGCGAAGGTGCTGAAAGCGCCGGTCAATTCGAAGGACCACGTCCGGGGGTCCCCCCTCGCGGCGGTGACGCTCGTGGGTTACGGAGATTTCACGTGCGGGGAATGCGCAAAATCCTATCGGGCCGTCAAGAAGATCCAGGCGAAGATGGGCCCCCGGCTGCGTTACGTGTTCCGGAGTTTCCCCAGGCTCCCGCTGGACGGGAAGTCCGAGGGCGCGGCCGAGGCGGCGGAATCGGCCGGGGCCCAGGGGAAGTTCTGGGAAATCCACGACCGGATGTTCGAAAATCAGGGAGCGGAGGACCAGCTCAGGCTGGCCGAGCACGCCCGCGCCCTTGGTCTGGATGCCGATCAATTCCAGCGGGACATGCGGGGCCACGTTCACCTGACGAGGGTTCGCGTGGTGCGAGAAGAGGGCGTTCGCAGCGGCGTCGTCGAGGTGCCGACCTTCTTCATCAATTCCCTGCGACACGAGAGCGCGTTCGGCCTGGCCACGCTGCTTCCGGCCGTCCAGGCCGCGGGGGGTGGAGCGTGA
- a CDS encoding acyl-CoA desaturase translates to MIRRNLVPRSAGAEEVAQERRLSWFNILFLSLTPVIGIFGTAAYAIAYGVRWWEPTLFFVLFGLVSFSVTAGYHRCFSHKAYVSHPALQAFFLFFGSMALQNSALKWSSDHRDHHRYVDRDWDPYSIKRGGLWAHVLWLFYEEPGELTYDNVPDLKANRLVRWQFHLNNWFGLIAGLGIPTAIGALFGRPLGGLLWGGFLRIAVIHHTTFLVNSVAHLYGKRPYTEENSARDNGLLSFVTNGEGYHNFHHKFPSDFRNGVRWYQWDPTKWLIAFLGFTRLARNLRRTPQAAIEAARLRLKTAKALRAP, encoded by the coding sequence GTGATCCGGCGAAACCTCGTCCCGCGATCCGCCGGAGCCGAGGAGGTGGCGCAGGAACGGCGATTGAGCTGGTTCAACATCCTGTTCCTCTCCCTGACGCCCGTCATCGGCATCTTCGGGACGGCCGCATACGCGATCGCATACGGCGTTCGCTGGTGGGAGCCGACGCTCTTCTTCGTTCTGTTCGGTCTCGTGAGCTTCTCGGTCACCGCGGGATACCACCGCTGCTTTTCCCACAAGGCGTACGTGAGCCATCCGGCCCTGCAGGCGTTCTTTCTCTTCTTCGGTTCGATGGCCCTGCAGAACTCCGCCCTGAAGTGGTCTTCGGACCACCGCGACCATCACCGCTACGTGGACCGGGACTGGGATCCGTACAGCATCAAGCGCGGCGGACTGTGGGCCCACGTCCTGTGGCTCTTCTACGAAGAGCCGGGGGAGCTCACGTACGACAACGTTCCCGATCTCAAGGCCAATCGTCTGGTCCGCTGGCAATTCCATCTCAACAACTGGTTCGGCCTGATCGCGGGCCTCGGGATTCCGACGGCGATCGGGGCGCTGTTCGGCCGTCCTCTCGGAGGTCTCCTGTGGGGAGGCTTCCTCCGGATCGCCGTGATCCACCACACGACGTTCCTCGTCAACTCCGTGGCGCACCTCTACGGCAAGCGACCCTACACGGAGGAGAATTCGGCGCGCGACAACGGCCTGCTCTCCTTCGTCACCAACGGCGAGGGGTACCACAACTTCCACCACAAGTTCCCCTCGGACTTTCGCAACGGCGTGCGCTGGTACCAGTGGGACCCGACCAAGTGGCTGATCGCGTTCCTGGGCTTCACCCGTCTCGCCCGGAACTTGAGAAGGACCCCCCAGGCCGCGATCGAGGCCGCGCGCCTGCGCTTGAAGACGGCGAAGGCGCTGCGCGCGCCG
- a CDS encoding LysR substrate-binding domain-containing protein: MELRHLRYFIAVADELHFGHAAARIHISQPALSQQIRNLEKELHVELFRRSKHRVELTRAGESFSREAREILASADRAADLARQADRSDRGRLVVGASPKTNWQIMRRVLRDFADHFPAVEVIVQVLATGTQTAALQSGGIDVGFVSLPVSGEGLGSECLERAPLRVALRRGHPMASHRKVALEDLASERYALWPRELEPGLFDQMTQIFTRAGFGEPIPLEGFFPSGRTTLGMVAAGLTIALVDPGTQVPTPGVVFRPLKKPLFVELGVVYRRGDSSPLLTHFLGSVRELARRAARTRSRAVNRSTNAGGTG; this comes from the coding sequence ATGGAGCTTCGCCACCTCCGGTATTTCATCGCCGTCGCCGATGAGCTTCATTTCGGCCACGCGGCCGCCCGCATTCACATCTCGCAGCCGGCTCTGAGCCAGCAGATCCGAAACCTCGAGAAGGAGCTTCACGTCGAGCTGTTTCGTCGGTCGAAGCATCGAGTCGAGCTGACCCGGGCGGGAGAGAGCTTTTCGAGGGAGGCGCGGGAAATCCTGGCGTCGGCCGACCGGGCGGCCGACCTCGCGCGGCAGGCCGACCGGAGTGACCGGGGCCGGCTCGTCGTCGGCGCTTCCCCGAAGACGAACTGGCAGATCATGCGTCGCGTTCTACGGGATTTTGCCGACCATTTCCCCGCCGTGGAGGTCATCGTCCAGGTTCTGGCGACGGGTACCCAGACCGCGGCCCTTCAATCGGGAGGGATCGACGTCGGTTTCGTGAGCCTTCCGGTGTCGGGCGAAGGGCTGGGTTCCGAATGCCTCGAGCGGGCGCCTCTGCGGGTCGCCCTGCGCCGGGGGCATCCGATGGCGTCGCATCGAAAGGTGGCCCTGGAGGATCTGGCGTCGGAGCGCTACGCGCTCTGGCCGCGCGAGCTGGAACCGGGCCTCTTCGACCAGATGACACAGATCTTCACCCGGGCGGGCTTCGGCGAGCCGATTCCCCTGGAGGGGTTTTTCCCATCGGGCCGAACCACGCTGGGGATGGTCGCGGCGGGTCTGACGATCGCCCTCGTGGATCCCGGCACGCAGGTCCCGACGCCGGGCGTCGTCTTTCGTCCCTTGAAGAAACCTCTCTTCGTGGAGCTGGGTGTGGTTTACCGGCGGGGAGACTCATCGCCCCTGTTGACGCACTTCCTCGGTTCCGTTCGGGAGCTCGCGCGGAGAGCCGCGCGTACCCGATCACGGGCGGTCAACAGATCGACGAATGCGGGAGGGACGGGCTGA
- a CDS encoding LysR substrate-binding domain-containing protein, with amino-acid sequence MELRHLRYFVAVADELHFGRAAARLHTSQPSLSQQIRDLERELKVDLFFRTKRRVALTSAGKRFHQEARAILSSAERAAGLARETARGESRELSIGISPETDWFFLGKVLNLFAEHAPSVAVLFQNLTPEAQVAALRGGQIDVGFVGLPLEADGLVTEPTGRVRLVVALPANHSMAEKPDLKLEDLSREAYVLWPKHLSPGAYEQMLSVFRQAGFGPPIEMEGGIPSTRTVLGMVAAGLTIALVDPVLEHMSASAVVFRPLSGPGVFTERGVVYRRGDASPILASFLEEVRLTSRERAVEKTAAPAAKRKSPRTAKSRAGAKARS; translated from the coding sequence ATGGAGCTTCGACATCTTCGATATTTCGTGGCGGTGGCCGACGAGCTCCATTTCGGCCGCGCCGCCGCGCGGCTGCACACTTCCCAGCCCTCGCTCAGCCAGCAGATCCGGGATCTCGAGCGAGAGCTCAAGGTCGACCTCTTCTTTCGGACGAAAAGGCGCGTCGCGCTGACTTCGGCCGGAAAGCGCTTCCACCAGGAAGCCCGCGCCATTCTCTCCTCGGCGGAACGGGCCGCCGGTCTCGCGCGGGAAACCGCGCGGGGGGAGTCCCGGGAGCTCTCGATCGGCATCTCGCCGGAGACCGACTGGTTCTTCCTGGGCAAGGTTCTCAACCTTTTCGCGGAACACGCGCCCTCCGTGGCGGTCCTGTTCCAGAACCTGACGCCGGAGGCTCAGGTCGCGGCGCTTCGGGGCGGTCAGATCGACGTCGGATTCGTCGGACTTCCTCTCGAGGCCGACGGGCTGGTCACCGAGCCGACGGGACGGGTACGACTGGTGGTCGCCCTGCCGGCGAATCATTCGATGGCGGAGAAGCCCGATCTGAAGCTCGAGGACCTGTCCAGGGAAGCCTACGTGCTCTGGCCGAAACACCTCTCCCCCGGCGCCTACGAGCAGATGCTCTCGGTGTTCCGGCAGGCGGGTTTCGGGCCGCCCATCGAGATGGAGGGGGGAATTCCGTCGACGCGAACCGTTCTCGGGATGGTCGCGGCGGGCCTGACGATCGCCCTCGTCGATCCCGTCCTCGAGCACATGTCGGCATCCGCCGTCGTCTTTCGTCCCCTTTCGGGCCCCGGCGTCTTCACCGAACGAGGAGTCGTGTACCGGCGCGGCGACGCCTCGCCGATCCTCGCCTCATTCCTCGAGGAGGTGAGGCTCACGTCCCGAGAGCGCGCGGTCGAGAAGACGGCGGCGCCGGCCGCGAAACGAAAAAGCCCCCGGACGGCGAAGAGCCGCGCGGGGGCGAAAGCCCGGAGTTAA
- a CDS encoding DUF6600 domain-containing protein, with translation MKKFCGTTLFLGALGVLAASTARAQGPPGNGGVQQSVARVSYLSGDVSYNRGDQPDVWEDAAVNVPMSIGDRLYLRGEGRAELQLEGRNFVRLGAQSDLSVLNLTDGVDQFSLQAGTASFRLARLGAQESFEVDTPNVAVTFERAGDYRLDVDADGNTRVGVRRGQALVAAGGGQVPLSAGSEMDITGIDSPQYDVVALRGVDAWDRWVDQRGAHRRGDSYRYVNAGVVGAEDLDEYGQWSDIPEYGHVWSPARVEVGWQPYRSGRWGWQDPWGWTWIAEEPWGWAPYHYGRWVNHSSRWFWVPVAPGVAFASYSPALVAFVGGGPGWSASFSIGGGGGYMGWFPLGPRDPFVPWWGSHDGDYGHAGGYGNVTNVNYVNRNYVTVVNQNTFVSGGSVSGNYVRDASVIRQVEAAPVLHGALPVMPTAGALRVSRNAAAAARPPVQVSSRAVVTRLAPPPSPPSFQSKVAAIREQRGAPVTAAAAARISIQSNQGARAIQPIRPAAAPSGAVTFSPKSAAAPRPQAVTAPRGKVLATPDRPIVATPAAAARPEVPAPSRIAPNAVASPRPGAGTGARATQQPLAPRGQSAPSQDRQTNVPPKRTFGTPPPSRDNNRPAVQQGRSPEPLAPRGQVAPSQDRQTNAPPKRTSGTPPSSQDNNRPAVQQGRSQQPLAPRGEGAPSQDRQTNAPPKRTSGTPPPSSPESNRPAVQQRTSPPPSAPRGQSAQPTDRQRPAPPKRSVEPPPPTRPDNNRQAAPERRPTPQAGSESRPTPNVNRSAPPPPRQSASPGGKTTERKKPDTKKQKGEPTTSTEPPPQTR, from the coding sequence ATGAAGAAGTTTTGCGGTACCACGCTATTTCTCGGCGCGCTCGGGGTTCTCGCCGCCTCCACGGCCCGCGCTCAGGGGCCGCCCGGAAACGGCGGCGTCCAGCAATCGGTCGCGCGCGTCTCGTATCTTTCGGGAGACGTTTCCTACAACCGGGGCGACCAGCCCGACGTGTGGGAAGACGCCGCCGTGAACGTTCCGATGAGCATCGGTGATCGGCTCTACCTGCGAGGAGAAGGCCGGGCCGAGCTCCAGCTGGAGGGAAGAAACTTCGTGCGCCTCGGGGCCCAGAGCGATCTCTCGGTTCTGAACCTCACGGACGGGGTCGATCAGTTCTCGCTCCAGGCCGGGACCGCGTCGTTCCGACTCGCCCGTCTCGGAGCCCAGGAATCCTTCGAGGTGGACACGCCCAACGTGGCCGTGACCTTCGAGCGGGCGGGCGACTACCGCCTCGACGTGGACGCCGACGGCAACACCCGCGTGGGCGTCCGGCGCGGACAGGCGCTCGTCGCGGCGGGAGGGGGCCAGGTTCCCCTTTCCGCGGGCAGCGAGATGGACATCACGGGGATCGATTCGCCGCAGTACGACGTCGTCGCGCTTCGGGGCGTCGACGCCTGGGATCGGTGGGTGGATCAGAGAGGGGCGCACCGGCGCGGCGACTCTTACCGCTACGTGAATGCGGGTGTCGTCGGAGCCGAAGACCTCGACGAGTACGGCCAGTGGAGCGACATTCCCGAGTACGGCCACGTCTGGTCGCCGGCGAGGGTGGAAGTCGGCTGGCAACCTTACCGCTCGGGCCGCTGGGGCTGGCAGGATCCCTGGGGCTGGACCTGGATCGCGGAGGAACCGTGGGGTTGGGCGCCGTACCACTACGGACGCTGGGTCAATCATTCCTCCCGCTGGTTCTGGGTTCCCGTGGCTCCCGGAGTCGCGTTCGCGAGCTACTCGCCCGCGCTCGTCGCCTTCGTCGGCGGCGGACCGGGCTGGTCGGCGTCCTTCAGCATCGGAGGCGGCGGCGGATACATGGGATGGTTTCCCCTCGGACCCCGCGATCCGTTCGTCCCCTGGTGGGGATCGCACGACGGTGACTATGGCCACGCGGGCGGCTATGGGAACGTCACCAACGTCAACTACGTCAACCGCAACTACGTCACGGTCGTCAACCAGAACACCTTCGTCTCGGGAGGCTCCGTCTCCGGAAATTACGTCCGCGACGCGTCGGTGATCCGCCAGGTCGAAGCCGCGCCGGTGCTTCACGGCGCGCTGCCCGTCATGCCCACCGCGGGAGCTCTTCGGGTTTCCCGCAACGCGGCCGCGGCGGCGCGGCCACCCGTCCAGGTGAGCTCACGGGCCGTCGTGACGCGCCTGGCGCCTCCTCCGTCGCCTCCGTCATTCCAATCGAAGGTCGCCGCGATCCGCGAGCAGCGAGGCGCGCCGGTGACGGCCGCCGCGGCGGCTCGAATCTCGATTCAGAGCAACCAGGGAGCCAGAGCGATCCAGCCCATTCGACCCGCAGCGGCTCCGTCCGGCGCCGTCACCTTTTCCCCGAAGAGCGCCGCGGCGCCCCGTCCGCAGGCCGTGACGGCTCCCCGCGGAAAAGTCCTCGCCACCCCGGACCGCCCGATCGTCGCCACTCCGGCTGCCGCCGCAAGGCCCGAGGTGCCGGCTCCGTCCCGAATCGCTCCGAACGCCGTCGCCTCGCCGAGACCGGGCGCCGGAACCGGCGCTCGCGCGACGCAGCAGCCGCTCGCGCCGCGAGGCCAGAGCGCGCCGTCTCAGGATCGGCAGACCAACGTGCCTCCGAAGCGGACGTTCGGGACGCCGCCTCCATCCCGGGACAACAATCGTCCGGCGGTCCAGCAGGGCCGCTCGCCGGAGCCGCTCGCGCCGCGAGGCCAGGTCGCGCCTTCCCAGGATCGGCAGACCAACGCGCCTCCGAAGCGGACGTCCGGGACGCCGCCTTCATCCCAGGACAACAATCGCCCGGCGGTTCAGCAGGGCCGTTCGCAGCAGCCGCTCGCGCCGCGAGGCGAGGGCGCGCCTTCCCAGGATCGACAGACCAACGCGCCTCCGAAGCGAACGTCCGGGACGCCCCCGCCGTCATCGCCGGAAAGCAATCGTCCCGCCGTTCAGCAGCGAACTTCGCCGCCGCCGTCCGCGCCGCGAGGCCAGAGCGCGCAACCGACCGACCGCCAGAGGCCGGCGCCTCCGAAGCGGTCCGTCGAACCGCCTCCGCCGACGAGGCCGGACAACAATCGCCAGGCGGCTCCCGAACGTCGACCGACGCCGCAGGCCGGATCGGAAAGCCGACCGACTCCGAACGTGAACCGGTCCGCGCCGCCGCCGCCCCGTCAGTCGGCGAGCCCGGGCGGTAAGACCACGGAACGAAAGAAGCCGGATACGAAGAAACAGAAGGGCGAGCCGACGACTTCGACGGAGCCTCCGCCGCAGACCCGGTAG